From the genome of bacterium:
CCGAAGAGCGCGGTGTGCGCGTAACCGGCAGCGAACTGGTGGGCTTGATCCCGCTCCAGGCCATGCTGGAAGCGGGCCGTCATTATCTGCACAAGCAGAAAAAGAGCGCCGGCGTGGCCGAAGCCGAGCTGGTCCATATGGCGGTGCTTTCATTAGGGCTCGCCGATCTCAGGCCGTTTGATCCAGCGCAAAAGATCATCGAATACCGGCTTTCCGGCAACGGGCCGCTGGCCTCCATGAAAGTGGATGGATTTCTTGATCTCCTCTCCTCCGATGCTCCGGCGCCCGGCGGCGGCAGCGTGGCGGCGCTGTGCGGCGCGCTGAGCTGTGCGCTTTCCAGCATGGTGGCCGCCCTGACTTTTGGCAAAAAGGGGTATGAATCTGCCTTTGCAGAAATGGAAGCGGTCGGCGTACAGGCGCAGCTGCTTAAAGATGAATTCATTCAGGACATCGACCGGGATACCGAGGCGTTCAACCAAGTCATGGCGGCCTGGCGGTTGCCGAAAAAAACCGACGAGGAGATCGCGGCGCGAAAGCAGGCGATCGAAGAGGCAACCCGGATGGCCACGCTGGTTCCGCTGACCGTTCTACAACGATGCAGGCAGGCGGTTGATCTGGCCGCGGCAGCGGTAAAATCAGGGAATAAAAATTCGCTGAGCGACGCTGCGGTGGCCGCGGCTACAGTGCGCACCGCAGCCGAAGGCGCGTTTCTCAATGTCTGCATCAATCTGCCGGGGATCACAGACGAAGCATTTAAAAGCAATGTGCTGCAACAGGCGCAGGAAATAAAACAAACGACTGTGGCGCTGAGTCAGGTTCTTTTGCAGGAAATCGAACAACAGCTGAATGGGTAGGATGGCCTATTGTGCAGGAAGGATCCCATCAGGAGAGGCGGCATGAGGAGTGCCGTCAGACGCTCTTAGTGCGAACGAAGCCGCTGAGTATTAAAATCTTATAGATCTATGCCGGCACATTCCACTGCGTCGCTGAAAGTCCGCACTGTTCTGTCCCTACGCGTGCTTAATGCCATCGCAAAGAGCGAGGAATCCAGCGACGCACTGAGCCAGCCCCCTCTTCCTTCTCAACCGGAGTGGCTATTGTTTTATCACTTGAAAATGCGACCGCTTTTCTTTTGGGCCGGAAAAACGGATCTGTCCCGCCGCATCGCTTTTCAGCTCCGCCCATTTTTTGCCATGATGCCGCACCGCATAGACCGTGTTGGGCAAAAGTGATTTTACCATATACCGTCGCGACGTGACCGTTGTGGCAGCGCTATCACTCCAAACCATCCGCCGGCCCGCCAGCCATTCTACGATATCGACGTGATGCTCTTGATCGAGCCCGGAGATGTGCAGAGAAAAATCGTTTTCAGAGCCATGATAATACCGCAGTTCCTGTTCTCCCCAACTGGCGGCAAAAGGCCATCGGCAGCAAATCGACTTTCCGGCACAGCGAACCCGATACTCATTCACATGCAGGTCAATGTCATAGCGCCGACCGGCCAGTCGGTAGATCAACTGCGTTCCATCCAGCTGGGCCGGCAAATGCGGCGCCAAATAGAGCCGGTTATGTTTCGGCTGAATCCCATAGATATCCCGATACAATCCCACCAGCGTCATCGCATTGTTGGCCAGAATGTCGTCTCCGGCGCCTGTTTGGTCTGAACGCAGATAGCGCTGAAACGCCAGTCCGTCACCACGATATTGCGCAAGCAGCGTTTCAACGTAGCGCAGAGCGATGGACGGATCCACCGCCGCGTAAGAGGCTACGCCCACTTGTCCCCATCCTAAAAAGATATCGCCGTTTTCATAATTTGGAAACGGGAACTGCCAATCCAGTCCTTCACCCTTTTCGTACGAGTCGAGGCAGATAGGCCAGGCGAACAGCTTTTCCTTTTGCATTTGGTTTTCAATGCGATCGAGAATTTTCCGCTGCCGCTCCGAGTCCTCGCACAGGCCATAGGCGATGGCCATGAAATTCACCGGCGTCACCATGTTCCTGCCGTGCATGGAATCATCCCGGTCCCGCCAATGGATGTAGCACCGGCGCTCCTCATCCCACAGTCCGCCATCCGTGGTGCTCTGATTAAAATGGCGTTTCAATCCCGCTGCAAAAGCGCGATAGCGTTCCGCCGCAGCAGGATCCTCCAGCAGCTCTTCGGCATCAGCCCAGAGGGTCAGCGCCCGGTACATCAGCGCATTGACAAAGCTGTTTTCATAAGAGGCCCAGATGATATCGATCCAATCCGAACCCCGGGCTTGCGCATGGTCGTCGGTCATCATCTCCACGAGGTGATCCCCATCCTGGTCACGGTCAAGGAGGAACTGCAGAACCTGTTCGCAGGAAAGCTTGAAGGTACGCAGCCAATTTAAATCACCGCAGAGATCGAACAACTCGACGACGTTGATGACGAAATCCGGATTGGAATCCAGCAGATAACCCCATTGGGCCTCGTAAAAACCCAGGCTGTCGCAGGTTCCGGGAATGGCGTCTTCGCAGGTGTACGCCCAACGCGATTTCACCCGGCCGTTCCGCTCGATGGCGTGATCCCGGAAATAATCGAGCGTCCGCTGATAGGCTTTGATATAATCATCGTCCGCAATGGCGGAGGCCAGCAGCGCGATCCACTGCTCATGCAAAACCGCCGGACCATAGGGCGTGCGCCAACTGTTGCTGCCGTGCAGATGGGTATCGATCACGCCGATGCGCGCCACGGTGTTGAGCAGGCTGGTGACGGCTTCCTGATCCAGGCCAACGAGGTTGCCGCGGCCGTACGCAGCCTGATAATCCAGCGCCGACAGGGTGAACCGGGCAGTCACCGTCCCCGGTCCGGCCGGGATGTCGGACCACACATCCTGGCGGTCGGTCAGAAAACGGCGGCGATGGCTGTCCGCATCATACCGGCACCGGGCCTCCTGTTCACTGACGGTAAAGGCGCAGACCAGCGACCCGTCCGTTTGCCGGCTGAGGCGCAGCGCCGTCGGGTAAGCCGAATTACCCTGAACGCGTAAGCCGATGTTGCGTGGCTGATTCCACAAAGTCATTTTATCGACATGAACACCGTAGGTGGCCTGCGGGGTATCGAATAATTTGAACCAGGCCACGCCGCCGTTGCCAAGCAGAGCGCCGTCCCAATCGCTCATACGATTGAAATGGAACTGCGGCATGCTCGCCTCCCCGAACTGTTCACGGTCCGTAAAAGCGCGGCTGATCTCCAGGATCAAGCGTCCGGATTCTCGTTGCAGCCGCCAGGTTTCCATCGCCGGACCCAGGCGAAACGGACCAATCTGCACCTGCTGGTTTTGCACACGGACCGCGGGGCTTGCATCGAGCGAACCGCTGTCCCACCGCTTGCCGCCTTGCTGCAGTCGCGTGGTGACGCCGTCGGCCGCCAACAATGAATAGTTATTCATTACCAGTCGGGTGATGGAACAACCGTGATTATAAGATAAGACGAGGGTCAATGAATCTGTCTGTACCGTGATCCGCTTTTTCGAGCGATCGTGAATAAAACTCTGAGAGGGATTTGCCGGGATTGTTGAAAAACAGACCAGGGTTAGAGCAATAAACGAGTGCAAATAACTTTTCATGCGCTTTACCAGATTAGTTTAGTAAACCGATGCCGTTGAAAAGGATGCAGTTCAGAGTTCAACCATCGTTCTCGTTACGCTATTTTTTTACCCGCCACCGCGTCGCCATCAGACAGGTCTTTTCCCCTTCTTGGTCCGGCTGATAGTACACGGTGAGGATCGAACCATCCGGCAGCTCGACGGACGCCGGATAGCCGAGATCGCCGTTGAAATTACCCGCCAGCTTGATCTCATTGGCCACATCCCAGGTGCGGCCTTGATCATCGCTCAAACACGCATACTCGCCGAAGGCCGCTATCCTGCGGCCATAGACCGTGAGCAGCTTGCCGCTCTTGAGCCGAATCAGATGCGGCGGATAGCCTTGAATGGCCGTGGGCTTCATCCGCGTCCAGGTCCGGCCGCCATCGCTGCTCTCGGCCTGGCGCAACAGGGATTGGGAATCATCGCGCTTGGTTGTGCCCGGCGCCGGCTTGGCGTGAAAACGGAACTGCGCCACAATGCGGCCATCATTGGTTTCCACCGCAAACGGCTCATGAAATTGCTCGATCTCATCCGGAGGGGTGGGCTCGATGTTGGTGAGAAACTGCCAGGAACGGCCCCCATCGCGCGATTCTTCTACCGTGACGGCGTGCTGGGTGTTTTTCCACACCGAAGAATTATTATCGCCGCCGTAGTGGCGGCCGACAAACAACAATCGGCCATCCTTGAGCAGGACCGGTCCATGATTGGCAGAACCGCGGGTGCGTACCGGCTTTTCCCAGGTGAGGCCGCCATCGGTGGAGCGCGCGGTGAAATAGCCCAACCACTCCTCTTTCACCGACGGGCTGATCTTTTCATCGTGCAGCGCCCAGTAGAACTCGGGTGAACCCGGTCGCAGGCTCGATCGATCCTTGATCCTTGCCGCATAAGCCACAGAGGTGAACCAGGTGACCAGCAGATCCTGGTTGGGCAGTTCCACGATGCCGGCATCGCGGTCGTCCAGCGGCGTATTGCAGATGGTTCGTTCTGAGCTCCAGGTCTCCCCCCCATCCATGCTTTTAATCATCTGCACTTTGCCCCAAGGACAGACATGCTCATCCCGGTCGCCGGAAAACACCGCCACCAGCTCGCCGTTCTGTCGCAGACAGATGGACGGCCAGCCGATGTAGCGTCCAGGCTGTTTGCACAGCACTCTGGTCCACAGCAGCTCGGCGCGTTTTTGCTGCACCGGCGCGCCGTGGATTTCATCTGCAGCAGAGGTCTGCGGCCAGACCCAGCCGGCGGCCGCGAGCAACAAAATGATCACTGAATTTTTCAGACTTTTCATACCATCTCCCAGAGAATGGATTGACACCAAACGCGCTTATTTCACCTCGATCACTTTGCTGACCGTGCGGCCGAACACCTCAGGCGTATACATCTCTTCCGCCTTGGTGGGCGGCACGATGTAACGACCTTTGGTGACCGAACGCAACAAATAGGAATAACTGGTCACCCCGACAGGCAGATAGTCGGCGAACAGAAGCACCCGGTCGTCATGCTTTTCCACATGAGTGAAGCCGCTCCACCAATCGGTCTGCGGCTCATCATACTGCTGCACCGCTGCACTGACGCCGGCCAGATCCACCTGAATGGGTTCCAGGCCGGCCGGCAATGGGTCGTTCATGACGACAAAATAACGATCCTGCGGAGTCTCCAGGGTGAGGGTGACGCGGAAGACCTGTCCGAGCGGATAAGAGCCGTCCTTGAGAAAGGCCGATTCCACCGGAGTGACGGATTTCAAAACCGCCATGCCCTGATCCATGGGCTCTTTGAATTGAGTGGGGAAATAGGTCAAGCGCAGGCCATAGTACAGCGCACCGTCGCCGTCTTTTTTGATCTCCACATCAAAGGGCTTGGAGCCAAAGGAGGCGAGGGATTCGGAACGGCGTTCGATATGGGTCGACCGGCCGGCAAAAAGAAACGACAACGCCTGCCGGCCCGCCAGTTTGATCTGCGCCTCGAAGCGCGGTTCAACTTTTTCATACCGTTCAAAATAAGTGGACAGCGCCTGCAGCACGTAAAAATTCTCCTGCGTGTTGCTCCAGTGGCCGTCTTTGCGATTGGTCAACAGCCAGCGCACCACATTCTCCGCCATCGGCACGTCGGCCTCTGCCTCCAGCAGGGCCTGCAGACACTGGGCCGTGGCGCGCACGTTGCTATGAAAGATCCACACCAGGTCGCCCTCCGACTCTTCGAAATAGGCGGTGGTCGGTGAAACGCGCAGCCGATTCATCATTTTTTGTACCAGTTCGGTCCTGCGCGCTTCCAGGGGATTGGCCGTCTGGCCCGCCTTGCGGGCTGACTTGACCACCCCGGTCTGCAGTCCGGCGTTGCTTTTGGGCTGATCCAGCAGCAGTTGCACCGTTCGTAACAGATAGGTCTGCGCGGTCAAGGGCAGATCATCGCTGCGCGTGGTCAATTTTTCCACATAGCCCGCATCCGTGCGATCGTTCAACGCCAGCACATAGAGGATAAAACAGTCGGTGGTTTTCCAGCACAG
Proteins encoded in this window:
- the ftcD gene encoding glutamate formimidoyltransferase yields the protein MQKIVECVPNFSEGRDQTKIEQIAAVIRSVDGVILLDIDPGKDTNRTVMTLVGDPEGIVEAAFQAIAKAAELIDMSKHHGAHPRLGATDVCPFIPVSGITMDECSELARQLGRRVGEELGIPVYLYEKAAAKPERSNLADIRDGEYEGLAQKLRRPEWQPDFGPTRFNPKSGATVIGSREFLIAYNINLNTRDVRIANEIAGLIRESGRPQKDDQGRILRDADGEALRIPGIFKACKAVGWYLEQFGRAQISINLTDYHQTPPHLVFDACCRLAEERGVRVTGSELVGLIPLQAMLEAGRHYLHKQKKSAGVAEAELVHMAVLSLGLADLRPFDPAQKIIEYRLSGNGPLASMKVDGFLDLLSSDAPAPGGGSVAALCGALSCALSSMVAALTFGKKGYESAFAEMEAVGVQAQLLKDEFIQDIDRDTEAFNQVMAAWRLPKKTDEEIAARKQAIEEATRMATLVPLTVLQRCRQAVDLAAAAVKSGNKNSLSDAAVAAATVRTAAEGAFLNVCINLPGITDEAFKSNVLQQAQEIKQTTVALSQVLLQEIEQQLNG
- a CDS encoding exo-alpha-sialidase; its protein translation is MKSLKNSVIILLLAAAGWVWPQTSAADEIHGAPVQQKRAELLWTRVLCKQPGRYIGWPSICLRQNGELVAVFSGDRDEHVCPWGKVQMIKSMDGGETWSSERTICNTPLDDRDAGIVELPNQDLLVTWFTSVAYAARIKDRSSLRPGSPEFYWALHDEKISPSVKEEWLGYFTARSTDGGLTWEKPVRTRGSANHGPVLLKDGRLLFVGRHYGGDNNSSVWKNTQHAVTVEESRDGGRSWQFLTNIEPTPPDEIEQFHEPFAVETNDGRIVAQFRFHAKPAPGTTKRDDSQSLLRQAESSDGGRTWTRMKPTAIQGYPPHLIRLKSGKLLTVYGRRIAAFGEYACLSDDQGRTWDVANEIKLAGNFNGDLGYPASVELPDGSILTVYYQPDQEGEKTCLMATRWRVKK